Genomic segment of Caldisericota bacterium:
TGCGCTAATCTGCAAAATTTCATCTCTTGATAATCCTACCATCTCTTCGATTTCCTTTATTGCCCCTTCAATGTCAGCACCTTTAATATCAATTTTATTCAAAGCAGGAATAATGGTAAGATCATGCTCTAATGCAAGATAAGTATTGGCAATAGTCTGAGCTTCAACCCCCTGGGAAACATCGACAAGAAGCACTGCCCCTTCACATGCTTTTAAACTACGTGATACTTCATAATTAAAATCAACATGCCCCGGAGTATCTATAAGATTAAACTGATATTCATCGCCTTTTTTGTCTTTAATCGTAATAGTGACAGGATGCGAACGAATAGTAATGCCTCGCTCTTTTTCAAGAGACATATCATCTAAAATTTGATCTTTCTTATTGCGTTCTGTTACTAACCCTGCCTTTTCAAGCAATCTATCGGCAAGTGTCGACTTTCCGTGATCGATATGCGCTATAATTGAAAAATTCCGTATCTTGCTATTTTGCACTAACTATTTCGCTTTTTTTGCTAAGCTTAGTAGTTTTTGACTCTTCGTCGTAGTCCACAAT
This window contains:
- a CDS encoding GTP-binding protein yields the protein MQNSKIRNFSIIAHIDHGKSTLADRLLEKAGLVTERNKKDQILDDMSLEKERGITIRSHPVTITIKDKKGDEYQFNLIDTPGHVDFNYEVSRSLKACEGAVLLVDVSQGVEAQTIANTYLALEHDLTIIPALNKIDIKGADIEGAIKEIEEMVGLSRDEILQISAKLGTGVDDLIEAIIKKIPPPHVNSNASLKALVFDSHFDTYKGVVVYVRIMDGTIRSGDKIKFMSSGKEFQVEEVGVFKLKMEQCDELTSG